A DNA window from Pseudorasbora parva isolate DD20220531a chromosome 5, ASM2467924v1, whole genome shotgun sequence contains the following coding sequences:
- the LOC137075703 gene encoding bromodomain adjacent to zinc finger domain protein 2B isoform X7, giving the protein MESAERLVSPTSSQTSIRATANPEDSPPTTHSKSGHLFRMVGNQSLGISSVSGGFPMINHPAFSLHSSSPVRSEFGGLGTLGMSAALAAHSQLGALPDWWRSVDAQGQGTAAFFPHLLGLPALFSASSLNHEQTLLQSHARRTPAKVGLNGSVNGKTNSTPSPALKPPDQTKSPKTSSKPALHQLEEKNRLKTKDQKLRSKVPDVSINSDSQSASSSDSSSDALSSSDSDDLEDVDDDDDDDDDDDDDSDDSVDSEKCRKDPKGIRKPASHIQAFRPTEDPSKQTSVIHATGQAASAKPLALVTQRRRERDAPSPKDLPLSFTKTASHSSSPKPPSLTPSPKPLSFSPTPPSSKSTPLQSDRLKTCKNYLDKTLLTINHISKLKQPSLPQESIKQAFPPQESQNSQKLQYSAFLPSLPTENHHPGAVQDAPLALITKPRCQSARVPDKPLMAATSPAFNTPINLSTTAARETGPSETSPGLTQRTVKRPSLVENFRGVESDHPDSKDSDDSLMEDEDENDISNDSLSDSDSNLDSDSDDEDGKDEEMDTDFEMDRTPLKLNKSSASVLDSSHSTSPTPLNLQVQKTPVTATPTNSGNSANHSPLFSSYSGATPPGKRRRVTDECALRKPLDYGWQRETRITNMSGRLRGEVAYYAPCGRKLRQYPDVIKYLTRNGISDITRDHFSFSAKIKVGDFYEARDGPQGLQWCLMKEEEVVPRILAMEGRRGRLKHLDPLRNPAADSARSRRKSRAPDESEADALSTSEAKLMRKLEAQEIARQAAQMKLMRKLEKQALARAAKEARRQQAIMAAEERRKHKEQMKILKQQEKFKRIQQVRMEKELRARQILEAKRKKKEEAANAKILEAEKRIKEKELRRQQAIILKHQERERHRQHVMLMKAVEARKKAEEKERLKQEKRDEKRLNKERKLELRRLELEMAKELNKPNEDMCLTDMKPLPVLSRIAGLVLPGGCFSDCLMVMQFLRCFGKVLGFDLNADVPSLGVLQAGLLNVGDSMSFIQDLLVRMLSAAVCDPGLPAGHRAKTALGDHVTNVGLNRHNVSEVLQIYMEAHCGQTELASLAESLKTKAFQAHTPSQKAAILAFLVNELSCSKTVVSEIDRNIDSMTNLRRDKWLIEGNLRKLRSIYAKRTGKRESSIGGEEGQASGTPANSRKRKRKGGESDDDDEEDDDSDEQGEEDEDEEYFGGKKGKKAEACEDEDEGDQSTSIEELERQIEKLSKQQTQLRRKLFEASHSLRSVMFGQDRYKRRYWVLPQCGGIFVEGLESGEGPVELQRERERLKNAHLVQVKVEPVEEPDEKYGSAELKREPPQDVDSLNLFLQKPDSFSKLSKLLEVAKMSSKVSCRQNGSPKQQTTLSSIPDPDHLINNAYLTNAQQQIRNDQLYKVLTERSAHWFSLLPRSPCDVSSLTESPHSAPPSSSAQTSNGRAPFATCPSSTAGINSFSLAAQMRMKSGVPLIDLPFCAWSNGNLSPNVMFSGISMAQILSGVQPLSEVNANVNVSRSKSSSPESPVEKSLCTPSPAIEVARNQDYPSPEPIPEEMLTGWWKVTDIEELRSIEKACHSRGIREKQLQKQLQKHMEYIGQVCSRNRDVTVIDVSELEENQVSEDTVQGWCVEEQAMDMDIGILQQVEELEHKVTSASLQVKGWMHPVPQSQSEDLVYYEHKPVVDTSKERCDKNDCGIVRRVNNPLDIAVTRLAELERNIERRAEEDVAPGMRQWRKAVCEVRSASQLSLCVQQLQKSIAWEKSIMKVYCQLCHKGDNEELLLLCDGCDKGCHTYCHKPKITTIPDGDWFCPACISQASSQSLKTKKPLNRSSGGLKKPAEAKRHRKPSVAGDNSEDDSGSANSTPKKLSKEIKKRRTEDNPSPNSAKQESPACVKKPKTVRDNSRDLVMCRILLAELESHQDAGPFLTPVSSKSVPGYRKIIKKPMDFSTIRDKLTNSQYLNLETFIIDVNLVFDNCEKFNEDNSDIGRAGHALRRFFQRRWTELLRQNPLKPGLGT; this is encoded by the exons GTCATTTGTTCCGAATGGTTGGCAATCAGAGCTTGGGAATTTCTTCAGTTTCCGGTGGCTTTCCCATGATCAATCATCCAGCCTTCAGTCTGCACTCCTCTTCCCCTGTCCGATCTGAATTCGGAGGTCTGGGAACTCTGGGAATGTCGGCAGCTTTGGCCGCCCACTCTCAGCTCGGAGCTTTGCCAG ATTGGTGGCGTTCTGTAGATGCTCAAGGTCAGGGGACAGCTGCCTTTTTTCCACATCTTCTTGGTCTGCCGGCATTATTCAGTGCATCATCGCTGAACCATGAACAAACCCTCCTCCAGTCTCATGCCCGACGCACTCCTGCTAAAG TAGGGCTGAACGGCTCTGTCAATGGAAAAACAAACTCCACACCTTCTCCAGCCCTCAAACCTCCAGATCAGACCAAGAGTCCGAAAACCAGCTCAAAACCAGCACTACACCAGCTAGAAGAGAAAAACAGACTCAAAACAAAGGACCAG AAGCTTCGTAGCAAAGTGCCAGATGTCTCCATCAACAGCGACAGCCAATCAGCATCCAGCTCTGACAGCTCAAGCGATGCTCTTAGCAGCTCTGACTCAGATGACCTGGAGGATGTTGACGACGACgacgacgatgatgatgatgatgatgatgatagtgatgatAGTGTGGACTCAGAAAAGTGCAGAAAAGATCCGAAAGGTATCCGAAAG CCTGCATCGCACATCCAGGCGTTCAGGCCCACGGAGGATCCCAGCAAACAAACCAGTGTCATCCACGCTACAGGTCAAGCAGCCAGCGCAAAACCACTTGCGTTAGTCACACAGCGGCGCAGAGAGCGGGATGCACCTTCCCCTAAAGACCTGCCTCTGTCCTTTACGAAAACCGCCTCACACTCATCCTCTCCAAAACCACCTTCCCTCACCCCATCGCCGAAGCCTCTGTCTTTCTCTCCCACACCGCCCTCCTCGAAATCCACTCCTCTGCAGTCGGACCGTCTGAAGACCTGCAAGAATTACCTCGACAAGACCCTACTGACCATTAACCACATCAGCAAACTCAAACAG CCATCGCTACCTCAAGAGTCCATCAAACAGGCCTTTCCTCCACAGGAATCACAGAACAGCCAGAAACTTCAATACAGTGCGTTCCTCCCATCTCTTCCTACTGAGAACCACCATCCCGGTGCGGTGCAGGACGCTCCTCTGGCCCTGATTACCAAACCTCGCTGCCAGAGCGCACGCGTCCCTGATAAACCACTAATGGCTGCCACCAGCCCTGCATTCAACACCCCCATTAACCTCAGCACCACGGCGGCCAGAGAAACGGGTCCATCTGAAACCTCACCTGGTCTGACACAGAGGACAGTGAAGAGACCGTCATTGGTGGAGAACTTCAGGGGGGTGGAGTCTGACCACCCCGACAGTAAAGACTCTGATGACTCATTAATGGAGGATGAGGATGAAAATGACATTTCAAACGACAGTCTTTCAG ATTCTGACAGCAACTTAGACAGTGATTCTGATGATGAGGATGGTAAAGATGAAGAGATGGACACAGATTTCGAAATGGACAGGACGCCACTCAAACTCAACAAATCCTCAGCGTCTGTACTTGACTCCTCCCACAGCACTAGCCCCACCCCTCTCAATCTACAGGTTCAGAAAACACCTGTCACAGCCACACCAACCAATTCGGGGaattcagccaatcacagcccACTTTTCTCATCCTACAGTGGTGCCACACCCCCAG GAAAAAGGAGAAGAGTCACAGATGAATGTGCACTACGGAAACCTCTAGACTATGG ATGGCAGAGAGAGACGCGCATCACAAACATGTCTGGACGTTTACGAGGAGAGGTGGCGTACTACGCTCCATGCGGCAGAAAGCTCAGACAGTATCCTGATGTTATCAAG TATCTGACCAGAAATGGAATAAGCGACATTACACGTGATCATTTTAGCTTCAGCGCTAAAATAAAGGTTGGCGACTTCTATGAAGCCAGAGATGGACCACAG GGGTTACAGTGGTGCTTGATGAAAGAGGAGGAAGTCGTTCCTCGTATCTTAGCGATGGAAGGTCGGCGGGGTCGACTGAAGCATCTCGACCCTTTGAGGAATCCTGCCGCTGACTCCGCTCGCTCCCGCAGGAAAAGCCGAGCTCCTGACGAGAGTGAAGCTGATGCTCTAAGCACGTCTGAGGCCAAACTAATGCGCAAACTGGAGGCCCAGG AAATCGCACGGCAGGCGGCTCAGATGAAGCTGATGCGTAAGCTGGAAAAGCAGGCGCTGGCACGAGCGGCCAAAGAGGCCAGGAGACAGCAAG CAATCATGGCAGCGGAGGAGCGGCGGAAACACAAGGAACAAATGAAGATTCTGAAACAGCAG GAAAAGTTCAAGAGAATCCAGCAGGTCCGTATGGAGAAAGAACTCCGTGCTCGGCAGATTTTGGAG gctaaaagaaaaaagaaggaaGAGGCTGCCAATGCCAAAATCCTAGAAGCTGAAAAGCGAataaag GAGAAGGAGCTCCGTCGACAGCAGGCCATAATCCTGAAGCACCAG GAGCGGGAGAGACATCGGCAGCACGTGATGTTGATGAAGGCGGTGGAGGCCCGGAAGAAAGCTGAG GAGAAGGAGCGTCTGAAACAGGAGAAACGAGATGAGAAACGATTGAACAAAGAGCGTAAACTAGAGCTCAGGCGGCTTGAGCTGGAAATGGCCAAAGAGCTGAACAAACCCAACGAAGACATGTGTCTGACGGACATGAAG CCTCTGCCAGTGCTGTCACGGATAGCGGGTCTGGTGTTGCCGGGCGGATGTTTCTCAGACTGTCTAATGGTGATGCAGTTCCTGCGCTGTTTTGGAAAGGTCCTGGGGTTTGACCTCAATGCTGACGTGCCATCACTCGGCGTGCTGCAGGCGGGGCTGTTGAACGTTGGTGACAGCATGAGCTTCATCCAGGACCTGCTGGTGCGCATGCTGTCTGCTGCGGTGTGTGACCCAGGACTCCCTGCAGGACACAGG GCTAAGACGGCTCTGGGAGACCATGTGACTAACGTTGGCCTGAACCGGCACAATGTCTCCGAGGTGCTGCAGATCTACATGGAGGCTCACTGTGGACAGACTGAGTTAGCGTCGCTGGCCGAGAGCTTGAAGACCAAAGCTTTCCAGGCCCACACACCCTCTCAGAAAGCCGCTATACTGGCCTTCCTGGTTAATGAGCTGTCCTGCAGCAAGACTGTGGTCAG TGAGATTGACAGAAACATTGACAGCATGACCAACCTGCGACGAGACAAATGGCTGATCGAGGGGAACCTGCGGAA ACTAAGGAGCATCTACGCTAAGAGGACGGGAAAGCGGGAAAGCAGTATTGGAGGAGAGGAGGGTCAAGCCTCCGGTACGCCTGCCAACAGCCGTAAACGCAAGCGCAAAGGAGGGGagagtgatgatgatgatgaggaagaTGATGACAGTGATGAACAGGGAGAGGAGGATGAAGACGAAGAATATTTTGGTGGGAAGAAAGGGAAGAAAGCCGAGGCGTGTGAAGACGAG GATGAAGGTGATCAATCCACAAGCATTGAGGAGCTGGAGAGACAGATTGAGAAGCTCAGCAAG CAACAGACTCAGCTCCGTCGAAAGCTGTTCGAGGCGTCTCATTCCCTGCGTTCGGTGATGTTCGGTCAGGACCGTTATAAAAGACGCTACTGGGTGCTGCCGCAGTGTGGCGGGATCTTTGTGGAGGGTCTGGAGAGTGGAGAGG GTCCAGTGGAGTTGCAGAGAGAGCGGGAGAGGCTGAAGAACGCTCACCTCGTCCAGGTCAAAGTGGAGCCGGTAGAGGAGCCTGATGAAAAATACGGAAGCGCTGAGCTGAAACGCGAACCTCCGCAGGATGTAGATTCTCTCAACCTCTTCCTGCAGAAACCTGACTCTTTCTCAAAGCTCAGTAAGCTGTTGGAAGTGGCCAAGATGTCCTCCAAGGTCTCTTGTCGGCAAAATGGCAGTCCAAAACAGCAGACTACATTATCCAGCATCCCTGACCCTGATCACCTGATCAACAATGCCTACCTCACTAATGCGCAACAGCAGATCCGTAACGACCAGCTCTACAAGGTCTTGACCGAGAGGAGCGCTCATTGGTTCAGTCTGCTCCCACGCTCCCCATGTGACGTCTCATCTCTGACTGAAAGTCCACATTCAGCGCCGCCATCTTCCTCAGCACAAACGTCCAATGGCAGAGCCCCGTTTGCCACCTGTCCGTCCAGCACAGCAGGAATCAACAGCTTTTCATTAGCAGCACAGATGCGG ATGAAGTCTGGTGTGCCCTTAATAGATCTGCCGTTCTGTGCTTGGTCCAATGGAAATCTGAGTCCAAATGTGATGTTCTCTGGGATTTCCATGGCCCAGATTCTCAGTGGCGTTCAGCCGCTCTCAGAGGTTAATGCAAACGTCAATGTGAGCCGCAGTAAAAGCAGCTCTCCAGAGTCTCCGGTGGAGAAATCCCTCTGCACACCCTCACCTGCTATTGAGGTGGCTAGAAATCAGGATTACCCATCACCTGAACCTATTCCTGAAG AGATGTTGACTGGCTGGTGGAAGGTGACAGATATCGAGGAGCTACGATCCATAGAAAAAGCATGCCATTCCCGAGGGATCCGAGAGAAACAGCTGCAGAAACAACTGCAGAAACACATGGAATACATCGGCCAAGTGTGCAGCAGGAACAGAGATG TCACTGTAATCGACGTCTCTGAGCTGGAGGAGAATCAGGTCTCTGAGGACACCGTCCAAGGCTGGTGTGTGGAAGAACAGGCCATGGACATGGACATTGGCATCCTGCAACAGGTCGAGGAACTGGAGCACAAAGTCACTTCAGCCAGTCTGCAAGTTAAG GGCTGGATGCATCCAGTTCCCCAGTCACAAAGTGAAGACCTGGTCTATTACGAGCACAAACCTGTCGTGGATACCAGCAAAGAAAGATGCGACAAGAACGACTGTGGCATCGTGCGTCGTGTGAACAATCCTCTAGATATCGCAGTGACGCGCCTGGCAGAGCTGGAGAGGAACATTGAGCGAAG GGCTGAGGAAGATGTGGCTCCAGGAATGAGGCAGTGGCGTAAAGCTGTCTGCGAGGTGCGCAGTGCGAGTCAGCTCTCTCTGTGCGTACAGCAGCTGCAGAAGTCCATCGCCTGGGAGAAATCCATCATGAAAGTG TACTGTCAGCTGTGCCATAAGGGCGACAACGAGGAGCTCCTGCTGCTGTGTGACGGATGTGATAAAGGCTGCCACACGTACTGCCATAAGCCCAAGATCACCACCATCCCAGACGGAGACTGGTTCTGCCCGGCCTGCATATCCCAG GCGAGCAGTCAGTCCCTGAAGACCAAGAAGCCCTTGAACCGTTCGAGCGGAGGCCTGAAGAAACCTGCTGAGGCCAAACGCCACAGGAAGCCATCTGTAGCCGGAGACAACTCGGAGGACGATTCAGGCAGTGCCAACAGCACTCCCAAAAAACTGTCAAAGGAGATAAAGAAGAGAAGGACAGAGGACAATCCTTCTCCAAACTCAGCAAAGCAAGAGAGTCCAGCGTGTGTGAAGAAACCCAAAACGGTCAGAGATAACAGTAGA